The following DNA comes from Hordeum vulgare subsp. vulgare chromosome 3H, MorexV3_pseudomolecules_assembly, whole genome shotgun sequence.
ACGGAGCCGGCGAATCTTTAACGTTTGACTCACGTGCGGCGGCGACGTAACGATCCGCCCGTTCCTTTCGATCACTCTCTACTTGCCGTGCTGCCCCGTTCATACGTGTCGGCGTCGCCGTGCACCCGTGTCGACGCGCCGCCCGTCCAACTATGTACGCACGCACGCTGCCTTTTCTGCCGCTCCGGTGACGTGCTGCCGTTTACACTCCACACCGCCGCGCCCCCATCTCTATCCGCATTCCATCTCTTTTGACATCATCAATCGGCGTCGCTCGCCGAAAAACATGTACTGGAGTGAGTGATATCTTGGTGCATGGTCCATTTTTTTTTGTCAGGGATCTTCTGGAGGAGTACGCGGCGGCGGTGCGGCGGATGGCGTGCGGCGTGCTGGAGCtgatggcggaggggctcgggatcGGGCCGGCGGACGCGCTGTCCCGGCTGGTGTCGGACGGTGAGAGCGACAACATGCTCCGGGTGAACCACTACCCGCCTCGGCCGGAGATGCAGGGCCGCCTCCTGACGGGGTTCGGCGAGCACACGGACCCGCAGATCATCTCCGTGCTCCGCTCCAACGGCACGTCCGGGCTGGAGATCTGCGCGCGCGACGGCGAATGGACCTCCGTGCCGCCCGACCCCGACGCCTTCTTCGTCAACGTCGCCGATGCCCTGCAGGTACGTTACGTACGCGCACGTCGCGCTGCTCCTGCTCTGCTGCACCCACCTACTACACCTACACGGTAGGGACGTACGAGTAGGTACGGTGCATGCTATGCTACTACGTAGCCTCCCTCTTTCATAGGTGTAGGATTATTATCGATGCTGCTACTGTTGCACGTCACTTTTACTGTGGGGGTGCATGTCAAGTCGATGGGATCTCCAGGCGCGCGCTAGAAGCGAGCAAACCGGATCGACTCAATAATGATCATCTCAGTGCCCGCTCTCGACCCTTCTCTCGAGTGTCCACATCAAACAGGAGCAGCAGCAGTGCGGCACGAGGCTACACATATGGCACTGTAGTACCGTATGTGCATGCATACAGCCAGCACGCAATCGTGTACAGGGCCCCGCCCCCTTGAGCCCTGCACGTGAAAACGCTGGCACGGTGCATGctaataatgcatgcatgcatgcatgcatgcaataagAGCATATTTTTTCCCTCTGTTGTACGTTGGCGTACGCTCGCTGTGCTCAGTCCTGCTAATTTTGAGACTAGTTCAGGTGCAACGCATCGTAGTTAATTTTTGTTCCTCGTGTGCTTGTTGTGGACGTGCAGGTGCTGACGAACGGGAGGTTCAGCAGCGTGAAGCACAGGGTGGTGGTGAGCAGCGAGAGGCCGAGGGTGTCCATGATCTTCTTCGGCGGCCCGCCGATGGGCGAGAGGCTGGCGCCGCTGCGGCAGCTGCTTGGGGATGGCGGCCGGAGCAAGTACAGGGAGTTCACCTGGAAGGAGTACAAGAGCAGCACCCACAAGGGCAGGCTCGCGACCGACCGCCTCTGCAGCTTCGAGAACTAGCCACCGACCGGCCGCCACCGGCTGTCTGACAGACTAGCTTCAGTGCGTGACGTATATACTGCAGTGcaggctatatatatatatatcatcatatatatatacgtttgtgtgtgtgtgatgcaTGCTTCGTCCTGGTCCTGTGGTTATTAACTAATGAAGTACGGATATTCAAAACGCTCTCGTTTTTCTAAGGCAATTCAAAACCTCACGTGCTCTCGCTATCGCGGCCTCTCTGTCGTTGAGATTTGAGACCGTATGATATCCGGACCGTATCTCACAATAAATAATATTCTTATTCGAACAGCAAGGCGCACCTTATGCAGCTTAAGTTTTTTTTAAGAGTATCCAAAATGCATACCTTAAATTTATAGAAAACGAAGGTTTGACTAAAAAACATTGTCACACCAACACCAGTTAGGCCGAAGACAGCCCCCTCCCCTCCACACACACcaccatcaataacaacaacaagaaaaacctaTCCTAAATTGAGCAACAAGGCCGCGTCTCAACCGATGCCGCCGCCTTCAATAAAAACATCTTCATCTTGACTTTCCTGGTTGGCACGTCATCCTAAAGAAGGTGAAAGACGGGATTTGGTCCGTCCCGAGAAAGGTGTCATCTTGGACACAGTAGCGATGGTGTGCATACCACCTCTGCAGAACAATTTTGGATAGCAGTGAGCGCCGGAGGAAAGCAACCTAGGAATTCCAAGCAATGTTTCCAAACACAATAGACCCAACATAGGGACGACGTCGAGGGCGTCGCTATCTTGTCGATCCATCTCCAAACCTAGCTTTCGCCCAAAGACATCAACCAAACTAGAATGAAAGCTAGTACGGTGTCGACACACCTCaacgacgcctccaaggaggggaacgacACCCATTGGTGCCGTCGTCATCAACCCCAACTAAAGACGGGCAAAGACTTTTGTCTGTAACGTCGCACTCGCACAACGGAATGGGGCAACCGTCCACGTTGTTCACAACGCCACCGCCACATCAATTCAATGTCGTGGTCGATGCGTCATGGTACACCGACGACCCGCATGACAAGAGCCCACCTCTTTACCAACTCTGATCTGGCTGGGCGCCCGCAAGCCCCACCTTCGAGAACCTCCCACGTGGTCGAGGAACAGCCGCACCGCTGTTTTCACGCTCCTGACACCTGCCGTACTCGCCATCCCCCAAACCTAGATCGTGCCCTGGCCGAGCTTAGATCTAGCCTGCAGCACCATCACCATGGTCGTTGATACATGTGTTTCGTGTTGTGTTTTTcctcgaagaggaggggatgatgcaacacgatatagataagtatttccctcagtgagaacaaaGTTTATCGagccaataggaggaccacacaattcccgtcttcagcgcctacacacaaaagagcacacacttgcacccaactcgaGCAAAAGGGCTATCAATCCCCATGAATtggttacttgcaagcgataagtagtgatagatagatagttgaaatatattaaatataaaaagtaaatacaaataataaaaggcaACGAGGTATTTAGtgtttttataaatatatttgtggatagactcgggggccataattttcgctggaggcttctctctcgtagaaagcatacagtgagtaaacaaattactattgagcaattggtagaaaagcgcatagttatgcgaTAGTTATTTGTggaaatgatcattacatataggcatcacctccataagcaagtagactgactccttcatgcatctactactattactccaccatctatcgctatccaacatgcatctagagtattaatgtaaaatagagtaattcttggagaacaatgacatgatgtagacaaagtaaatccaattaatatgaatcaaccccatcgttttacccttagtggcaacaatacaatacatgccatGTACCTTTCTGTCaccgagattgagcaccgcaagattgaacccactacaatgcacctctcccactgaagatagatcaatatagttggccaaaccaaattaatagatcggagagaattacgaaggcatgacaatcatgcatataagtatCCAGAGAAtactcaaatatatttcatgaataatctgaacataaacccataattcatcggatcccaacaaatgcatcgcacaaagtgattacataagatagtttACCACGAGAACCGCAgtgatcatggcaatgaagaacatagatagagagagagagagatagccatctaggtactaactacggacccgtaggtctatggtgaactactcacacatcaccatgggagaagcAAGGTTGATTTAAAGgcactccgtgatcgatcccccttcgGCACGACACCAGAAtagggctctagatgggcacacagcggaacagagacttacgacagtggaaaaagtgtttcgagtGGCTCTGTGTTTTTTTTGGAAATACGTGATTTTATAGGATAGAGAGGAGGGCCAGAGGCCAAGGGAGGTGGCACCAAGCCAAAAGGGCGGGACCACCCCCTAGGCATGCCATGTTGGCTTGGCGCCACCCCGTGGGACCTCTGGTCTCCTTCCGAAGCTTCTAGGTCCTTATTTTGTCGAGAAAAACCATCAAAAAGTTCAAgagtatttggacttcgtttggtatagtaTTCCTGAAAAGCCGAAAACTTGCAAAAAATAACAACTAACACTTAGCACTAGGTTattaggttagttctcaaaactaatataaattagcaagtaaatgcctaaaagcgtcctagaatgataatataatagcatggaacaataaaaaattatagatatgttggaggcatatcaacatccacaagcttaattcttgttcgtcctcgagtaggtaagtggtaaaaacagaatttttgaggtgacatgctacccaacatgtaatctcttgcAGGTATGATTATTGAGAAACAATGAGTTAACAAACATAAACATAGTAACATCcatgaacataagtaacataatcatcaattttcaaaatatacgatccttaaagaatgtttacccccgatTCGTTTTATCATATTAGaatggcatggctccgtcttcaccacataaatacaaatgtcaagcaccatggtgttaaGCCACGCAATTGGATCATATTTCTTAatgcgcttcagctttttattactcattGAATAcaagagcgtgaaccatggacatagcatatagatggaatataatatggtggtaggtt
Coding sequences within:
- the LOC123443166 gene encoding gibberellin 2-beta-dioxygenase 3-like translates to MVVLAKGELEQIALPAAQPPLAHVRAIDLSAAPGPGRDAAARALVSACEEQGFFKVTGHGVPLELVRAVEAAAAEFFALPQAEKEAAAGRPLGYGSKRIGVSGDLGWIEYLLLGVTPAGALPAASFASWTLPCAGAAVASSSEHPCPLRDLLEEYAAAVRRMACGVLELMAEGLGIGPADALSRLVSDGESDNMLRVNHYPPRPEMQGRLLTGFGEHTDPQIISVLRSNGTSGLEICARDGEWTSVPPDPDAFFVNVADALQVLTNGRFSSVKHRVVVSSERPRVSMIFFGGPPMGERLAPLRQLLGDGGRSKYREFTWKEYKSSTHKGRLATDRLCSFEN